The proteins below come from a single Brevundimonas sp. LM2 genomic window:
- the rplM gene encoding 50S ribosomal protein L13: MLKSTTAALKPSEVDKKWIVIDAEGVVVGRLATFIAMRLRGKHLPTYTPHVDSGDHVVVVNADKVVFTGKKLTDKVYYRHTGHPGGIKSTTPQKVLNGRFPERVLEKAVERMLPKESPLARQQMTHLRIFSGPSHTHEAQQPEVIDFKARSSKNSRSL, translated from the coding sequence ATGCTGAAGAGCACCACGGCTGCGTTGAAGCCGTCCGAGGTCGACAAGAAGTGGATCGTCATCGACGCCGAAGGCGTCGTGGTCGGCCGTCTCGCGACCTTCATCGCCATGCGCCTGCGCGGCAAGCATCTGCCGACCTACACCCCCCACGTTGACTCGGGCGACCACGTCGTCGTCGTCAACGCCGACAAGGTGGTGTTCACCGGCAAGAAGCTGACCGACAAGGTCTATTATCGCCACACCGGCCACCCGGGCGGCATCAAGTCGACCACCCCGCAGAAGGTGCTGAACGGCCGCTTCCCCGAGCGCGTGCTCGAGAAGGCCGTCGAGCGCATGCTGCCCAAGGAAAGCCCGCTGGCGCGTCAGCAGATGACCCACCTGCGCATCTTCTCGGGCCCCAGCCACACGCACGAAGCCCAGCAGCCGGAAGTCATCGACTTCAAGGCGCGCTCGTCCAAGAACTCGCGGAGCCTCTGA
- the rpsI gene encoding 30S ribosomal protein S9 has product MGGFDALAGLGTTSSNGYDNSAPVYVQKLDAQGRAYSTGKRKNAIARVWVMPGTGKFTINGKDQLQYFAREILRMMIAQPLVVCGRETEFDVVCTVEGSGLSGQAGAIRHGLSHALTHYEPALRPVLKPHGFLTRDSRVVERKKYGRAKARKSFQFSKR; this is encoded by the coding sequence ATGGGCGGTTTCGACGCCCTGGCGGGCCTCGGCACCACCTCCAGCAACGGCTACGACAACTCGGCTCCCGTCTATGTCCAGAAGCTGGACGCCCAGGGCCGCGCCTATTCGACCGGCAAGCGCAAGAACGCGATCGCCCGCGTCTGGGTCATGCCCGGCACCGGCAAGTTCACCATCAACGGCAAGGATCAGTTGCAGTATTTCGCCCGCGAAATCCTGCGCATGATGATCGCCCAGCCCCTGGTCGTCTGCGGTCGCGAGACCGAGTTCGACGTGGTCTGCACGGTCGAAGGCTCGGGCCTGTCCGGCCAGGCCGGCGCCATCCGCCACGGCCTGTCGCACGCCCTGACCCACTATGAGCCGGCCCTGCGCCCGGTCCTGAAGCCGCACGGCTTCCTGACCCGCGACAGCCGCGTCGTCGAGCGCAAGAAGTACGGCCGCGCCAAGGCCCGCAAGTCCTTCCAGTTCTCGAAGCGCTAA